The following are encoded together in the Synergistaceae bacterium genome:
- a CDS encoding WG repeat-containing protein gives MKTEKELLQVLGNAFVEGSVEKLLPLLTDDCLYHSDLSWMKSIGKDAIAKRWSTVNAQQNKTPYCFEIIPSGPVVRKIEALPEIYGGRDCIKLSLETPDNTAALVFIKIDESGLISEILLSRDPKYLLITPLLKDSPLSVTPIPPRGPNGKSFDYGETMMDEYMKGTGDTLRALYSRETLAEMMEEKRRWDKSVYVWKEADVFMRKWLPDNGYRIVKSEIDLDCIGYRCERRGLNYTIFLFAYGELITTLLDGDYCKDLLDLSLSRDSTVLVAYLKVKKEESGNDAVTYHVLNYTGKKAPIDLWEPRILNGRNILRFFTRKEMTDAIFEFIWAFNEQNLDMLQALLAPHPGLSPLEKPEGRLMNDWLYSRLASLFKKHGQMKTGYMRYNSEPYCHSLVPYLEGHGFFSLSFDDRDKIQLIAEHPFNDEFHEFIFDDGQTQIPESSMKRTPDIAAVEFLRPETTQRYAMKLSFQNGETRKYAADVTNKGYFFTDKIFANGWISKKRPKPQGREYDGYPPCGQGVEFVNGFSIGKMQLYRDSVPFYEEKTLSEVVFENENCVLTKICEWQGSRLHFDKEAGLYKVLLPGGRFFNNGCFGTFAFADGRRATSLEFNYMSSFQEGLCLVGVEGHGFGYLDQDLRFVIPPRFNRAGNFKNGFAKVSLLENEQDRWFFIDKTGKEIVFKKPDGAKTGGEYKILSAYSESMMRVSTMEKPDLAYQSDSEAYAGFWGFVDEQGVEIVSPRYIYAMDFQDGLAEVCKGEWTIDEKWDNEYRSGAFWTEEELWGMIDGMGREVVPCVFDEVRRFWIPGNGEDEVCRDYFGAHFGGWAEGKWGIIDRSGKWVVEPMFHDLGNDLSSDGCFQYYNYKKWISNDEPDTRDDPIMGVYSIPDNRVIFDPQFVDVDFLDGGLFRVEYWDTKRGTGPRRHIDVTRAQIIDRKGSALFPSEYTFIWERGDYYEVVIREIDKPDRHGLIDKNGAIVLPCEYDVPFNGINIKERRFIFQESGKQGVMDFDKNVIVPAMYDEIHGLGSDFLVVESGEKDRRLRGLLLPDGSQVLPMVYDSIDIDGERVTVRDKNGSALLRLVKKQGA, from the coding sequence ATGAAGACTGAGAAAGAGCTGCTTCAAGTATTGGGAAACGCCTTCGTCGAAGGAAGCGTTGAAAAATTGCTGCCCTTGCTGACGGATGATTGTCTTTACCATTCGGACCTGTCCTGGATGAAAAGCATTGGGAAAGACGCTATCGCCAAAAGATGGTCGACGGTGAACGCGCAGCAAAACAAAACTCCTTATTGTTTCGAGATCATTCCCAGTGGTCCGGTCGTTCGTAAAATCGAAGCTCTGCCGGAAATATACGGCGGGAGGGACTGCATAAAACTCTCTTTAGAAACACCCGACAATACGGCGGCCCTCGTATTCATAAAAATAGACGAAAGCGGCCTCATTTCAGAAATTTTATTGAGCCGCGATCCGAAATACCTGCTGATAACCCCATTGCTCAAGGATTCTCCCTTGTCCGTGACCCCGATCCCTCCCCGCGGCCCCAATGGGAAAAGTTTTGACTACGGAGAGACGATGATGGATGAATACATGAAGGGCACAGGGGATACTCTGCGTGCCCTTTACAGCAGAGAAACGCTCGCGGAGATGATGGAAGAAAAACGGCGCTGGGACAAATCGGTTTACGTTTGGAAAGAAGCCGACGTCTTTATGAGAAAATGGCTGCCGGACAATGGATACCGTATCGTCAAATCCGAAATAGACCTCGACTGCATAGGTTATCGCTGCGAGCGCCGCGGTTTGAACTACACGATCTTTCTTTTCGCCTATGGCGAGCTGATAACGACGCTCCTCGACGGCGATTACTGCAAGGATTTACTCGACCTGTCCCTTTCCAGAGACAGCACTGTCCTCGTGGCTTATTTGAAGGTGAAAAAAGAAGAAAGCGGGAACGATGCCGTAACGTACCATGTTTTGAATTATACAGGCAAAAAAGCGCCGATAGACCTTTGGGAGCCGCGAATTTTGAACGGGAGAAACATTCTCCGGTTCTTCACGCGAAAAGAGATGACGGACGCCATTTTCGAATTTATTTGGGCTTTCAACGAGCAAAACCTTGATATGCTCCAAGCCCTGCTTGCGCCCCACCCAGGGCTCAGTCCGCTGGAAAAACCGGAAGGACGATTGATGAACGACTGGCTGTATTCCCGCCTGGCGAGTCTCTTCAAAAAGCACGGTCAGATGAAAACAGGCTACATGCGGTATAACAGCGAGCCTTATTGCCATTCATTGGTTCCGTATCTCGAAGGACACGGTTTTTTCAGTCTCTCATTCGACGACCGTGACAAAATTCAACTGATTGCTGAACACCCGTTTAACGACGAGTTTCATGAATTCATCTTCGATGACGGGCAAACGCAAATCCCGGAATCCTCCATGAAGCGGACGCCGGACATCGCCGCCGTCGAGTTTCTTCGTCCAGAGACAACCCAAAGATACGCCATGAAACTGTCGTTTCAAAACGGGGAAACGAGGAAATACGCTGCAGATGTGACGAATAAAGGATATTTTTTCACCGATAAAATCTTCGCGAACGGGTGGATTTCGAAAAAGCGGCCCAAGCCCCAGGGAAGGGAATATGACGGTTATCCTCCCTGCGGGCAGGGCGTGGAATTTGTCAATGGATTTTCCATCGGCAAAATGCAGCTTTACCGCGACAGCGTTCCTTTTTATGAGGAGAAAACTTTGAGCGAGGTCGTCTTTGAAAATGAAAACTGCGTGCTGACCAAAATATGCGAATGGCAGGGAAGCAGGCTGCATTTCGACAAGGAAGCCGGTTTGTACAAGGTCCTGCTTCCGGGCGGTCGTTTTTTCAACAACGGGTGTTTCGGGACGTTCGCGTTTGCCGACGGAAGGCGGGCGACGTCCCTTGAATTCAACTATATGAGCTCTTTTCAGGAAGGGCTTTGCCTTGTGGGCGTCGAAGGTCACGGATTCGGCTATCTGGATCAGGACCTCCGCTTTGTCATCCCTCCGCGCTTCAATCGCGCGGGTAATTTCAAAAACGGCTTCGCCAAAGTGTCTTTGTTGGAGAACGAGCAAGATAGATGGTTTTTTATCGACAAGACTGGAAAAGAGATCGTTTTCAAAAAACCGGACGGCGCGAAAACCGGAGGAGAATACAAAATTCTTAGCGCATACAGCGAGAGCATGATGCGGGTTTCCACTATGGAGAAGCCCGACCTGGCGTATCAGTCCGACAGCGAGGCATACGCCGGATTTTGGGGTTTCGTCGATGAACAGGGAGTGGAAATCGTTTCTCCGCGTTACATCTACGCGATGGATTTTCAGGACGGTCTGGCTGAAGTGTGCAAGGGTGAGTGGACCATTGACGAAAAATGGGACAACGAGTATCGCTCCGGCGCGTTCTGGACCGAGGAAGAGCTGTGGGGAATGATCGACGGCATGGGCCGCGAAGTTGTGCCCTGCGTTTTCGACGAGGTGAGAAGATTTTGGATTCCTGGAAATGGAGAGGACGAAGTTTGCCGTGACTATTTCGGCGCTCATTTCGGCGGATGGGCGGAAGGCAAGTGGGGCATCATTGACCGTTCCGGCAAATGGGTGGTCGAGCCGATGTTCCACGACCTGGGCAACGATCTTTCCAGCGACGGGTGTTTCCAATACTACAACTACAAAAAATGGATTTCAAACGATGAACCGGACACCAGAGATGACCCGATCATGGGCGTCTACAGCATCCCTGACAACAGGGTGATCTTCGATCCGCAATTCGTCGATGTGGATTTTCTCGACGGCGGATTGTTCAGAGTGGAGTATTGGGACACAAAGAGAGGTACGGGGCCCCGGCGTCATATCGATGTGACTAGAGCGCAGATCATCGACCGGAAAGGCAGCGCGTTATTCCCGTCGGAATATACCTTCATCTGGGAACGCGGGGATTATTACGAAGTGGTCATCCGGGAGATCGACAAACCCGACCGACACGGGCTCATCGATAAAAACGGCGCGATCGTTCTGCCCTGCGAATATGACGTCCCGTTCAATGGAATCAACATCAAAGAACGGCGGTTCATCTTTCAGGAATCGGGCAAACAAGGCGTCATGGACTTCGATAAAAATGTCATCGTGCCTGCGATGTATGATGAAATCCACGGACTCGGCTCGGATTTTCTGGTGGTGGAGTCAGGAGAAAAGGACCGTCGCTTGCGCGGCTTGCTCCTGCCTGACGGAAGCCAGGTTTTGCCGATGGTTTATGATTCCATCGACATCGACGGCGAAAGAGTGACCGTGAGAGACAAAAACGGCAGCGCTCTTTTGCGCCTAGTGAAAAAACAAGGAGCGTGA